The proteins below come from a single Garra rufa chromosome 25, GarRuf1.0, whole genome shotgun sequence genomic window:
- the actr6 gene encoding actin-related protein 6 produces MSTLVLDNGAYFAKIGYSHEKVSVIPNCQFRSKTSRLKTFTANQLDEIKDPSGLFFILPFQKGYLVNWDVQRKVWDHLFGKEMFKVDFADTNIVITEPYFNFSSIQESMNEILFEEYQFQSALRINSGSLSAHRYFHENNSELCCIVVDSGFSFTHIVPYCRGRKMKEGICRVNVGGKLLTNHLKEIISYRQLHVMDETYVLNQVKEDVCYVSQDFYKDMDIAQLKGEDNTVMRDYVLPDFSSIKKGFCKPREEMNFTGKYKTSEQILRLTNERFAVPEMLFHPSDIGIQEMGIPEALVNSINNMPEEMQPHFYKNIVLTGGNTLFPGFRDRVYKEVRALAPVEYQVSVVLPQNPICYSWEGGKLLAENPDFEEMVVTRDDYEENGHYVCEEKFDV; encoded by the exons ATGTCAACGCTCGTCTTGGACAACGGTGCGTACTTCGCTAAAATCGGGTACAGCCATGAGAAAGTCAG TGTTATACCAAATTGCCAATTCCGTTCGAAGACCTCCAGACTAAAAACTTTCACTGCTAATCAGCTGGATGAAATCAAAGACCCGTCCGGACTCTTCTTCATCCTCCCGTTTCAAAAG GGGTATCTTGTAAATTGGGATGTGCAGCGCAAGGTCTGGGATCATCTGTTTGGAAAAGAGATGTTTAAG GTGGACTTTGCGGATACCAACATTGTGATAACAGAACCATATTTCAACTTCAGCTCCATTCAAGAATCCATGAATGAGATTTTATTTGAAGAATATCAGTTCCAGTCAGCACTCAGaattaatt CTGGATCTTTGAGTGCTCATCGATACTTCCATGAGAATAACTCCGAGCTGTGTTGCATTGTGGTAGACAGCGGCTTCTCCTTCACACACATTGTTCCTTATTGCAGAGGAAGAAAGATGAAAGAAGGCATCTGCAG GGTAAATGTTGGAGGAAAGCTGCTCACCAACCATTTGAAGGAGATAATTTCATACAG GCAGCTGCATGTGATGGATGAGACTTATGTGCTCAATCAGGTCAAGGAAGATGTGTGTTACGTGTCACAAGATTTCTACAAGGACATGGACATTGCGCA ACTAAAAGGAGAGGACAATACAGTCATGAGAGACTATGTCCTGCCAGATTTCAGCTCTATCAAAAAAGGATTTTGCAAG CCTAGAGAGGAGATGAATTTTACCGGCAAATATAAAACTTCAGAGCAGATTTTGCGGCTCACCAATGAGAGGTTTGCAGTACCAGAGATGCTTTTCCACCCCTCTGACATTGGCATTCAGGAGATGGGCATACCTGAGGCTTTGGTCAACTCCATTAACAACATGCCGGAAG AGATGCAGCCCCACTTCTACAAGAACATAGTTCTTACTGGTGGCAACACCTTGTTCCCTGGATTCAGAGATCGGGTTTACAAAGAGGTCCGGGCACTCGCTCCTGTGGAATATCAAGTTTCTGTCGTCCTGCCGCAGAA TCCTATCTGTTACTCATGGGAAGGAGGGAAGTTATTGGCTGAAAACCCTGACTTTGAAGAGATGGTGGTCACACGAGACGATTATGAGGAAAATGGACATTATGTATGCGAGGAGAAGTTTGATGTTTGA